One stretch of Aquimarina sp. Aq107 DNA includes these proteins:
- a CDS encoding phage tail sheath C-terminal domain-containing protein, with amino-acid sequence MATTYKTPGVYIEEIVKFPPSVAQVETAIPAFIGYTEKATNKIKGDLKDIPTRITSMLDYETFFGFAKPETTINVTITDEVVNGVIESSIVVDQPTSKQPFLMYYSMQMYFANGGGPCYIVSVGRYGEDKYLDTDDSQVMGINNEQSLKAGLDELRKVDEPTLILFPDLTRVSSINKTAFYGLYNDALTQCKDLQDRFTIIDPLNYDGTSPTDTNIDDLRDEISSDKDQIKYGAAYYPFLETILDYKIDEDKITIKHFNENDPQAQVVITENLANIDIAASVEEIVNETGSFGTTFEGSLVTALEFLYDATDGFNLGAADDADKDYSAPRPLTLYNNLKTLLSHLESLIQLKSDTDIEANAAISALSDEVPALNADITAIESALANFDNLFVNDDTIEPVYKALKKLNDNLKKNIDEANETKIQNLIDSNTSNVLDEIEKLITVADVSAPADTDTTLFDAIVTNWETLRDAIIDNTPDDGILEDISQDTNNGKLHGRTLSSIEQLDNATYNTILTAIGNLPMELPPSSAMAGVYARVDSDRGVWKAPANVSLNYVIKPTVKVTNVQQDGLNVDTTAGKSINAIRTFTGKGTLVWGARTLAGNDKEWRYVPVRRFFNMAEESIKKATEQFVFEPNDMNTWVRVKAMINNFLTLQWRAGALAGPTPDKAFYVNVGLGETMTANDILDGNMIIEIGMAVVRPAEFIILKFSHKMQEA; translated from the coding sequence ATGGCAACTACGTACAAAACACCAGGGGTCTATATCGAGGAGATTGTAAAATTTCCTCCTTCGGTAGCCCAAGTAGAAACGGCAATACCAGCTTTTATTGGATATACAGAGAAAGCTACTAATAAAATCAAAGGAGATTTAAAAGACATTCCAACTCGAATCACCTCTATGCTGGACTATGAAACGTTTTTTGGTTTTGCAAAACCAGAAACAACTATCAATGTTACGATCACTGATGAGGTAGTAAATGGAGTGATAGAAAGTTCTATAGTGGTGGATCAACCGACTAGCAAACAACCTTTTTTGATGTATTATTCTATGCAAATGTATTTTGCTAATGGAGGAGGACCATGTTACATAGTTTCTGTTGGGAGATATGGAGAAGATAAGTATTTAGATACAGATGATTCTCAAGTAATGGGGATCAATAATGAACAATCTTTAAAAGCCGGCTTAGACGAATTAAGAAAGGTTGATGAGCCTACATTAATTCTCTTTCCTGATTTAACTCGTGTTTCATCAATAAACAAGACTGCTTTTTATGGTTTGTATAACGATGCATTAACTCAGTGTAAAGATTTACAAGATAGGTTTACTATTATAGATCCTTTAAACTATGATGGGACAAGTCCTACAGATACTAACATTGATGATTTAAGAGATGAAATTAGTTCGGATAAGGATCAAATAAAATATGGAGCGGCTTACTATCCATTTTTAGAAACTATTTTGGATTATAAGATTGATGAGGATAAAATAACTATCAAACATTTTAATGAAAATGATCCGCAGGCTCAGGTAGTCATTACAGAAAATTTGGCAAATATTGATATTGCTGCTTCGGTAGAAGAAATTGTAAATGAAACAGGAAGTTTTGGTACTACTTTCGAAGGTAGTTTAGTTACAGCTCTTGAATTTCTTTATGATGCTACTGATGGGTTTAATTTAGGTGCTGCTGACGATGCAGATAAAGATTATTCTGCTCCAAGGCCACTAACCTTATACAATAACTTAAAAACGTTACTATCTCATTTAGAGAGTTTGATTCAGCTTAAGTCGGATACAGATATAGAAGCAAATGCAGCGATATCTGCCTTATCAGATGAGGTTCCTGCATTAAATGCTGATATAACCGCTATTGAATCGGCATTGGCAAATTTTGACAACCTTTTTGTAAATGATGATACCATAGAACCAGTTTATAAAGCTTTAAAGAAATTAAATGATAATCTTAAAAAGAATATAGATGAAGCGAACGAAACTAAAATCCAAAATCTAATTGATAGTAATACATCAAATGTTTTAGATGAAATAGAAAAACTAATTACCGTGGCAGATGTATCAGCACCAGCGGATACAGATACTACATTATTTGATGCTATAGTTACCAATTGGGAAACATTAAGAGATGCTATTATTGATAATACTCCTGATGATGGAATACTAGAAGATATTAGTCAAGATACTAATAATGGTAAACTACACGGGAGAACATTATCATCGATTGAGCAATTAGATAACGCAACATACAATACAATTTTAACAGCGATTGGTAACCTTCCTATGGAATTACCACCTAGTAGTGCAATGGCAGGAGTTTATGCACGTGTAGATTCTGATCGAGGAGTATGGAAAGCACCTGCTAATGTAAGTCTTAATTATGTGATCAAACCTACAGTAAAAGTAACCAACGTACAACAAGATGGTTTAAATGTAGATACTACAGCAGGTAAATCGATCAATGCGATCAGAACCTTTACCGGAAAAGGAACTTTGGTTTGGGGAGCAAGAACATTGGCAGGAAACGATAAAGAATGGAGGTATGTGCCAGTAAGAAGGTTCTTTAATATGGCAGAAGAATCTATCAAAAAGGCTACAGAACAATTTGTTTTCGAACCAAATGATATGAATACCTGGGTTCGAGTAAAAGCGATGATCAATAACTTCTTAACACTACAATGGAGAGCAGGAGCATTGGCAGGACCAACACCTGATAAAGCTTTTTACGTAAACGTTGGGCTTGGAGAAACTATGACTGCAAATGATATCCTTGATGGAAATATGATTATCGAAATAGGTATGGCAGTAGTACGTCCAGCAGAATTTATCATTCTAAAATTCTCCCATAAAATGCAAGAGGCATAA
- a CDS encoding phage tail protein, with product MAEYPLPKFHFKVTIGGDTELNCTEVSGLDFETEVIEYRGGADNDYFKKKQPGMTKFANISIKRGTFASTKGQFYDMWKKNVFFQEGEEQYRSDLTISLLDEKHEPIVTWEASDAWLLKIQSTDLKADGNEIAIESAEFVINSLKLAS from the coding sequence ATGGCAGAATATCCATTACCAAAGTTTCATTTTAAAGTAACAATTGGCGGTGATACCGAATTAAATTGTACAGAAGTATCAGGATTAGATTTTGAAACCGAAGTTATAGAATACAGAGGTGGAGCAGACAATGATTATTTTAAGAAGAAACAACCAGGAATGACCAAGTTTGCTAACATTTCCATTAAGAGAGGAACTTTTGCTTCTACAAAAGGTCAGTTCTACGATATGTGGAAGAAAAATGTATTTTTTCAGGAAGGAGAAGAACAATATAGGAGTGATCTTACTATCAGTTTACTGGATGAAAAACACGAACCTATTGTTACCTGGGAGGCATCGGATGCTTGGTTGTTAAAAATCCAATCTACAGATCTTAAAGCGGACGGTAACGAGATCGCAATAGAATCGGCAGAATTTGTAATCAACAGTCTTAAACTAGCTTCATAA
- a CDS encoding phage tail protein, giving the protein MATYYPPVGFHFSVEFTELSTSEKDHQFQSVSGLTVDIETEEITEGGENRFKHKIPVRTKYPNLVLKRGLLVDSKVVDWCKKAVENFDFEPINLIVKLLNEKHEPLLSWNIVHAYPIKWSIADFNAEESKVVIETIELVYNYYNTIT; this is encoded by the coding sequence ATGGCTACCTATTATCCACCCGTAGGGTTCCACTTCAGTGTAGAATTCACAGAATTATCAACCAGTGAAAAAGATCATCAGTTCCAGTCCGTATCAGGATTAACAGTTGATATCGAAACTGAAGAAATTACTGAGGGTGGAGAAAATAGATTCAAACATAAAATTCCGGTAAGAACTAAATATCCAAACCTGGTTCTTAAGCGAGGATTACTTGTAGATTCTAAGGTTGTAGACTGGTGTAAGAAAGCCGTTGAGAATTTTGATTTCGAACCCATTAATCTAATTGTCAAATTATTAAACGAAAAGCATGAGCCACTTCTATCTTGGAATATCGTTCATGCCTATCCGATAAAATGGTCAATTGCAGATTTTAATGCAGAAGAGAGTAAGGTGGTTATTGAAACCATTGAACTCGTGTATAACTATTATAATACCATAACCTAA
- a CDS encoding DUF5908 family protein, translated as MGTIEIKELHIKINVDNNKKESDSTAGKKAGGANKDIIIAECVEQIMEIIAKQTER; from the coding sequence ATGGGAACCATAGAAATAAAAGAATTACACATTAAAATTAATGTAGATAATAATAAAAAAGAATCCGATAGTACAGCAGGTAAAAAAGCAGGAGGAGCTAATAAAGATATCATTATCGCAGAGTGTGTAGAACAAATTATGGAAATCATTGCTAAACAAACGGAAAGGTAA
- the vgrG gene encoding type VI secretion system tip protein VgrG: protein MAEGSVIQTSKSADLVTTKILIGGQELSKKYQVKTIIVEKEVNRISTAKIILIDGEPAKQDFELSNEELLIPGAEIEITAGYHSDEESIFKGIVIKHNIKIKTNGSYLILECKDEAVKLTIGRKSKYFYENKDSGIIEEIIDTYGIDKEVEATNHEHKELVQYNISDWDFIVSRAQANGKLCFVDEGKLTIKKPDFSAEPTETVTFGTTILDLDAEIDARHQIDKVTSYSWNYADQEIVEAEGADPGVSLNGNLAPSDLSSVIALENLELRHGGTLSTAELQDWSDAKWMFQQLSKIRGRVKFQGIPAAKPGVILNLQGVGDRFNGKIYVTGVSHQISEGNWTVDAQFGINPKWFSETYEINAMPASGLLSAICGLQVGIVSQLEEDPDGEDRILVQIPIVNSEEQGIWCRVASLDAGENRGAFFRPEIEDEVIVGFINDDPNDPVVLGMLHSSAKPAPITAADDNHEKGFITRSEMKILFDDDKKSITIETPAGKKMVLDEDAGSIVIEDDNSNVITIDDSGIAIESASDINMTASGDVNIEGTNVNITASAQFKAEGSAGVEMSSSATATLKGSLVQIN from the coding sequence ATGGCAGAAGGTAGCGTTATACAGACTTCAAAAAGTGCAGATTTAGTTACTACTAAAATACTGATAGGTGGTCAGGAATTATCTAAGAAGTATCAAGTAAAAACAATAATTGTAGAAAAAGAAGTCAATAGAATCTCAACCGCTAAGATCATTCTTATCGATGGAGAACCAGCAAAACAAGATTTTGAATTAAGTAATGAAGAACTTCTTATTCCCGGAGCAGAAATCGAAATCACAGCGGGATATCATTCTGACGAAGAATCAATATTCAAAGGGATTGTGATCAAACATAATATCAAAATCAAAACGAATGGTTCTTACTTGATTCTGGAATGTAAAGATGAAGCCGTAAAACTTACAATAGGTAGAAAAAGTAAATATTTCTATGAAAATAAAGATAGCGGTATTATCGAAGAGATTATCGATACTTACGGAATTGACAAAGAAGTAGAAGCTACAAATCATGAGCATAAAGAACTTGTGCAGTATAATATTTCGGATTGGGATTTTATAGTAAGTAGAGCACAAGCTAATGGTAAACTGTGTTTTGTAGATGAAGGAAAACTTACCATCAAAAAACCTGATTTTAGTGCGGAACCTACAGAGACAGTAACTTTTGGAACTACGATTCTGGATTTGGATGCAGAAATAGATGCAAGACATCAGATTGATAAAGTTACTTCTTATAGTTGGAACTATGCAGATCAGGAAATTGTAGAAGCAGAAGGAGCAGATCCAGGAGTAAGTCTAAACGGTAACCTAGCACCATCTGATTTGTCATCTGTGATAGCCTTAGAAAATCTAGAACTAAGACACGGAGGAACACTTTCTACTGCAGAATTACAGGACTGGAGTGATGCCAAATGGATGTTTCAACAATTGTCCAAAATAAGAGGAAGAGTAAAGTTTCAAGGAATTCCTGCAGCAAAGCCAGGAGTTATTTTGAATCTTCAAGGAGTTGGAGATCGGTTTAATGGGAAGATATATGTGACCGGAGTTAGTCATCAGATATCTGAAGGAAACTGGACTGTTGATGCGCAATTTGGTATAAACCCGAAATGGTTTTCTGAAACATATGAAATCAATGCAATGCCAGCATCAGGACTATTATCCGCAATCTGTGGACTTCAAGTTGGAATTGTAAGCCAGTTAGAAGAAGATCCTGATGGAGAAGATCGAATTCTAGTACAAATTCCTATCGTCAATAGCGAAGAGCAGGGAATATGGTGCCGTGTTGCTTCTTTGGATGCAGGAGAAAACAGAGGAGCTTTTTTTAGACCAGAAATAGAAGATGAAGTAATTGTTGGATTTATCAATGATGATCCTAATGATCCAGTAGTACTGGGGATGCTTCATAGTAGTGCTAAACCAGCTCCTATTACAGCAGCCGATGATAATCATGAGAAAGGTTTTATTACCAGAAGTGAAATGAAAATACTCTTTGATGATGATAAAAAATCAATAACCATTGAAACACCAGCAGGAAAAAAAATGGTATTAGACGAAGATGCAGGATCTATTGTAATTGAAGATGATAACTCTAATGTCATTACTATCGACGATTCAGGTATAGCTATAGAAAGTGCAAGCGATATCAATATGACAGCTTCAGGCGATGTAAATATAGAAGGGACTAATGTAAACATTACTGCTAGTGCACAATTTAAAGCAGAAGGATCTGCAGGAGTCGAAATGTCTTCAAGTGCAACAGCAACGCTTAAAGGTTCTTTAGTACAAATAAATTAG
- a CDS encoding PAAR domain-containing protein, with protein sequence MPPAARITDMHVCPMVTGVVPHVGGPILPAGEPTVLIGGLPAARVGDMATCVGPPDTIIVGSGTVMIGGMPAARLGDSTSHGGTIVLGLSTVMIG encoded by the coding sequence ATGCCACCAGCAGCAAGAATAACAGATATGCATGTATGTCCAATGGTAACAGGAGTTGTACCACATGTAGGAGGCCCAATACTTCCAGCAGGAGAACCAACAGTATTGATTGGAGGATTACCAGCAGCAAGAGTGGGTGATATGGCAACCTGTGTGGGACCACCAGATACTATAATTGTAGGCTCTGGAACAGTGATGATTGGTGGTATGCCTGCGGCTAGATTAGGAGATAGTACATCACATGGAGGAACTATAGTCTTAGGTCTATCAACAGTGATGATAGGTTAA
- a CDS encoding GPW/gp25 family protein has product MGTNTSFLGTGWGFPPEFSKKGKGRVEMLSDEADIKSSLEILLSTRLGERIMVPNYGCNLDELLFKPLNLTLKTFVKELIKNAILYYEPRIDLEKINMDQTNELDGELLIILDYRIRATNSRSNLVFPFYKEEGTNI; this is encoded by the coding sequence ATGGGTACAAATACATCTTTTTTAGGAACAGGTTGGGGTTTTCCTCCAGAGTTTAGTAAAAAGGGAAAAGGAAGAGTAGAAATGCTCTCAGATGAAGCAGATATCAAAAGCAGTCTAGAGATTCTATTGTCTACACGATTGGGCGAACGCATTATGGTACCTAATTATGGATGCAATCTGGATGAATTATTATTTAAACCCTTAAACCTGACTTTAAAAACTTTTGTCAAAGAGTTAATTAAAAATGCCATTCTGTATTATGAACCCAGAATTGATCTTGAAAAGATAAATATGGATCAGACAAATGAATTAGATGGAGAATTGTTGATCATTCTTGATTATAGAATTAGGGCAACTAATTCCAGAAGTAATCTGGTATTCCCTTTCTATAAAGAAGAAGGAACTAATATTTAA